One genomic window of Chrysiogenes arsenatis DSM 11915 includes the following:
- a CDS encoding NAD-glutamate dehydrogenase domain-containing protein, which translates to MAKVVLRKDLNRESRDNLQYKLDATLELLRKQKKGPSEHQMSLANNLLSILFQSAPRKYLDFISEEQLHIQVKNFLEFLQKRAPGQTNIHAFTPDQDALDFGIFNSSVILINTADKPFLLKSIYSYLNKKGITPYITIHPILNVGRSAAGVLQTIDINYNDPSVSKSLESFIVLQTEIIENDVQLQSLVTDLQQMIGSLDYVVRDFQPMMQKMKEVELYLNTSAAIDEIERKNAAEFFEWLRMDNFIFLGYRQYRIVLESDPKKQTIQVVDGTGLGILQDITQSKFSQPTPLSCLPLHLQERIASDHCITLDKSNAISPVYDQRNMVYLGIRQQVNETRFVEHVFLGIHATKYYSEPVGAFAYLRRKINRVLEKRKILYKSYSYNKVFEIFNHYPKEDLFFIKDALLEKVVVDLLNVISFEKVKIIDIENLNARGQSLLLILPALNYSINSLRTALRVIRDTFQATLFEYRDFGDSTEAIKVYIYLVPGDAVSEVDISALERHIDAQTMDWHGALADQVSLVQSGQGSKADALLKKFQSGFSEAYKASNSPREAAEDMVFFEKLYQTGKDQVEISEHGNGKVQLRFYSLENHLLVDLIPIFQHMGIKVIEENTFHILPAGQPAIMLMSFSLGVSDSSFHLLLQNRRTIGETFLAVVHAEVESDPLNALSVLENMSYNAINVLRMYVEYIFQVGIKYTKRTVWETLVTYSSISAACWNYFDAKFNTKRKLSHEKRLLELEKSSAAIASQIDEVVSLTADYIIRRLHNVCEATLRTSYYKGDAQQRVLSVKIESAKVMDMPLPRPLYEIFVFSRSMNGIHLRGGKVARGGLRWSDRPDDFRTEVLGLVSTQMTKNAVIVPVGSKGGFVLKGKYQNAEEQRAAADLYYRSYIGALLEITDNIIDGEAVHPDNVVCYDELDPYLVVAADKGTAHLSDTANAVSEQYNFWLGDAFASGGSYGYDHKKMGITAKGAWESVKRHFRNTGINIQEEPFTVVGIGDMSGDVFGNGMLLSKTIKLVGAFNHKHIFIDPDPDTITSWEERKRLFVTPRTQWSDYNLELISKGGGIYNRSDKKIALSTEAAKVFGVSRGNYTPDELIRIMLKAPVDLLWNGGIGTYVKATFQTNEEVGDKANDNVRVNGADIQAKVIGEGGNLGCTQEGRIEYALRGGRILSDAIDNSAGVNASDHEVNIKILLKIVTNNGKLTFDERNTLLSSMTDEVGKLVLETNYLNGLSIMIDTITSYENPRLLADLVGYLEGKGLLDRVTENIPLEEELVAYPTRGISIPAPILCKISAYARMDLFNELVAANLEWNDSLTTLYHSYFPKKLLELYPDEMMQHKLKNEILCTLIANRIVDYAGSMFVYNLTSTTNASVAEVAKTYVYFEHLFGTSSIVQSIFALDNQQPSELQHRMVIDFESSLRRAVRWVVTKGVIDPKCNTANAELFTMFDSLFKNADQHLPADYCEKIKNATQQNPYAEYLPEVAQFIEKSRFTADMLSICYITTQSGKSLDESIVNYIEMKKLLDADTFRAMIYAMPVADIWDRKARNTLIAANFDYLERLAMEQMNRDTPLELNLESYNAILSYVKEKGMKNFNPLFIALRGIS; encoded by the coding sequence ATGGCGAAAGTCGTTTTACGGAAAGATCTCAATCGTGAAAGCAGGGATAATTTACAGTACAAACTCGATGCCACGCTTGAGCTGCTGCGCAAGCAAAAAAAAGGGCCGAGCGAGCACCAGATGAGTCTGGCTAATAACTTACTATCGATTTTGTTCCAGTCTGCCCCGCGCAAATATCTGGATTTTATTTCAGAAGAACAGCTCCACATTCAGGTAAAAAACTTTCTCGAATTTCTGCAGAAGCGCGCTCCCGGACAAACCAACATTCACGCCTTTACACCTGATCAAGACGCACTTGATTTCGGCATCTTCAACTCCAGCGTTATCCTTATCAACACCGCTGACAAACCGTTTTTATTAAAAAGTATCTACTCTTATCTCAACAAAAAAGGGATCACACCGTATATTACCATCCATCCTATATTGAATGTAGGTCGTTCGGCTGCTGGTGTACTCCAAACTATCGATATCAACTACAACGATCCCTCAGTCAGTAAATCGTTGGAATCCTTCATTGTGCTGCAGACAGAAATTATTGAAAATGATGTTCAACTTCAATCTCTGGTAACCGACTTGCAGCAGATGATTGGCTCGCTCGACTACGTTGTGCGCGACTTCCAACCAATGATGCAAAAGATGAAAGAAGTCGAACTGTACCTCAACACGTCCGCAGCTATTGACGAAATTGAACGGAAAAATGCAGCGGAATTTTTTGAGTGGTTGCGGATGGATAACTTTATTTTCCTCGGATATCGCCAGTACCGCATTGTGCTGGAAAGCGACCCCAAAAAACAGACCATTCAGGTCGTTGACGGTACTGGGCTGGGTATTTTGCAGGACATCACGCAATCAAAATTTTCGCAGCCAACGCCTCTCAGTTGTCTTCCGCTCCATTTGCAAGAACGGATTGCTTCCGACCATTGCATCACTTTGGATAAATCGAATGCCATCAGCCCAGTCTACGATCAACGCAACATGGTGTACCTTGGCATCCGCCAGCAGGTAAACGAAACACGCTTTGTAGAGCACGTTTTCCTTGGTATCCACGCGACAAAGTACTATTCCGAGCCGGTAGGCGCCTTCGCGTATTTGCGGCGTAAAATCAACCGCGTCCTTGAAAAGCGGAAAATTCTGTATAAGTCGTACTCCTACAATAAGGTTTTTGAAATTTTCAACCACTACCCGAAAGAAGATCTTTTCTTCATCAAGGATGCCTTACTGGAGAAAGTTGTTGTCGACTTATTGAATGTTATTTCGTTTGAAAAAGTCAAAATCATCGATATTGAAAACCTGAATGCCCGTGGGCAAAGCCTGCTGCTCATTCTTCCGGCACTGAACTACAGCATCAATTCGCTCCGCACGGCGCTACGCGTGATTCGCGACACCTTTCAAGCCACCTTATTTGAGTACCGCGACTTTGGCGACAGTACCGAAGCGATTAAAGTCTACATCTACCTTGTTCCGGGTGATGCTGTCTCTGAAGTGGATATTTCGGCACTCGAACGACACATTGACGCGCAGACCATGGACTGGCACGGGGCGTTGGCCGATCAGGTATCGTTAGTACAAAGTGGTCAGGGCTCTAAGGCAGACGCCTTATTAAAAAAATTCCAGTCTGGTTTCAGTGAAGCGTACAAGGCGAGCAATTCACCGCGTGAAGCTGCGGAAGATATGGTTTTCTTCGAAAAACTCTATCAAACCGGCAAAGACCAAGTAGAAATTTCGGAGCACGGGAACGGCAAAGTTCAACTCCGTTTTTATAGCCTGGAAAATCATCTCCTCGTCGATTTAATCCCTATTTTTCAACATATGGGGATCAAGGTTATCGAAGAAAATACGTTCCATATTTTACCTGCAGGGCAACCCGCCATTATGCTGATGAGCTTTTCGCTTGGTGTCAGTGACAGTTCATTTCATTTGCTCTTGCAGAATCGTCGCACGATTGGGGAAACCTTTCTTGCCGTTGTCCATGCCGAGGTTGAAAGCGATCCGCTCAACGCGTTAAGTGTTCTGGAAAACATGTCGTACAATGCCATTAACGTGCTACGGATGTATGTGGAATACATCTTCCAAGTCGGCATCAAGTACACCAAACGGACGGTATGGGAAACGCTGGTAACGTACTCATCAATATCGGCGGCCTGCTGGAATTATTTCGATGCAAAGTTCAATACGAAACGGAAGCTGTCCCACGAAAAGCGCTTGTTGGAGCTGGAGAAATCCAGTGCGGCTATTGCATCGCAGATCGACGAAGTCGTTTCGCTGACTGCTGACTACATCATCCGCCGTCTGCATAACGTTTGCGAAGCAACCCTGCGTACGTCTTACTACAAAGGGGATGCGCAACAGCGTGTCCTCTCCGTAAAAATCGAATCGGCTAAGGTGATGGACATGCCGTTGCCACGCCCGCTCTACGAAATTTTCGTCTTTTCGCGCTCAATGAACGGCATCCATTTACGGGGCGGAAAAGTCGCCCGTGGCGGATTGCGCTGGTCGGATCGCCCTGACGATTTTCGTACAGAAGTATTGGGATTGGTCAGCACACAAATGACGAAAAATGCCGTTATCGTCCCCGTCGGTTCGAAAGGCGGTTTTGTCCTGAAAGGGAAATATCAAAATGCCGAAGAACAACGTGCTGCGGCCGATCTATACTACCGCTCATACATTGGAGCCTTACTGGAAATTACCGACAACATTATCGATGGTGAAGCCGTGCATCCCGACAATGTCGTGTGCTATGACGAGCTCGACCCGTACCTAGTCGTTGCAGCGGATAAGGGAACCGCGCACCTTTCGGACACCGCCAACGCCGTCAGTGAACAGTACAACTTCTGGCTGGGCGACGCTTTTGCCAGCGGTGGCAGTTACGGATATGACCATAAAAAGATGGGCATCACCGCCAAAGGGGCGTGGGAGTCGGTCAAACGACATTTCCGCAATACAGGAATCAATATCCAGGAAGAACCATTTACCGTCGTAGGTATTGGCGATATGAGTGGCGATGTGTTTGGGAACGGCATGTTGCTCTCAAAAACCATTAAGCTTGTGGGAGCCTTCAATCATAAACACATTTTCATTGACCCAGATCCCGACACGATAACGTCATGGGAAGAGCGCAAGCGTCTGTTTGTCACGCCACGTACGCAATGGAGCGACTACAATCTTGAGTTGATCTCCAAAGGTGGCGGCATCTACAACCGTTCTGACAAAAAAATCGCATTAAGCACTGAAGCAGCAAAAGTTTTTGGCGTGAGCCGAGGCAATTACACGCCGGACGAATTGATCCGCATTATGCTCAAGGCTCCCGTCGATTTGTTATGGAATGGTGGTATTGGCACGTACGTGAAAGCGACGTTCCAGACCAACGAAGAAGTGGGCGACAAAGCAAACGACAACGTGCGTGTCAATGGTGCTGACATTCAGGCAAAAGTTATTGGCGAAGGTGGTAACCTTGGCTGTACTCAGGAAGGGCGGATTGAATACGCGTTGCGTGGTGGCCGAATCCTCTCCGATGCTATTGATAACTCGGCCGGAGTGAATGCTTCGGATCATGAAGTAAACATTAAAATACTTCTGAAAATTGTGACGAATAATGGCAAATTGACTTTCGATGAACGCAATACCTTGCTGAGTTCGATGACCGATGAAGTTGGTAAACTTGTACTGGAAACAAACTACCTAAACGGATTGTCGATCATGATCGACACCATCACCAGTTACGAAAACCCACGCCTGCTGGCAGACCTTGTCGGGTACCTAGAAGGGAAAGGTTTACTGGATCGCGTAACGGAAAACATTCCGTTGGAAGAAGAACTGGTCGCCTATCCGACGCGCGGCATATCAATTCCCGCACCGATTTTGTGCAAAATTTCGGCCTACGCGCGGATGGATCTGTTTAACGAGCTCGTAGCGGCCAATTTGGAATGGAACGATTCGCTGACCACGCTCTACCACTCGTACTTCCCGAAAAAGCTTTTGGAACTCTACCCAGACGAAATGATGCAGCATAAGCTGAAGAACGAAATCCTGTGCACCCTGATTGCCAATCGCATTGTTGACTATGCGGGATCAATGTTCGTCTATAATCTCACGTCTACCACAAATGCCAGCGTCGCTGAAGTGGCGAAGACCTATGTGTACTTTGAGCATTTATTCGGGACATCAAGTATTGTGCAGTCGATTTTCGCCCTCGATAATCAGCAACCATCGGAATTACAACACCGTATGGTGATCGATTTTGAATCGTCTTTACGTCGCGCAGTCCGCTGGGTGGTCACCAAAGGGGTTATCGATCCGAAGTGCAACACTGCGAATGCCGAATTGTTTACGATGTTCGATTCACTCTTTAAGAATGCCGACCAGCATTTGCCAGCGGATTACTGCGAGAAAATCAAGAATGCAACGCAGCAGAACCCGTATGCCGAGTATTTGCCAGAAGTAGCACAATTTATCGAAAAAAGCCGTTTCACTGCCGACATGTTGTCCATATGCTACATCACCACGCAGTCCGGTAAGAGCCTTGACGAGAGCATTGTCAACTATATCGAGATGAAGAAACTCCTTGATGCCGACACCTTCCGCGCTATGATTTACGCTATGCCGGTAGCCGATATCTGGGATCGGAAAGCGCGCAATACGCTGATTGCCGCCAATTTTGACTATCTCGAACGGTTAGCGATGGAACAAATGAATCGCGATACGCCGCTGGAACTCAACCTTGAAAGCTATAACGCTATCCTGAGCTACGTGAAGGAAAAGGGGATGAAAAACTTTAATCCGCTCTTTATCGCATTGCGTGGAATTTCGTAA
- the feoB gene encoding ferrous iron transport protein B — translation MKVALAGNPNCGKTTLFNKLTGSNQKVGNYPGVTVEKKEGFMQCGTARVQVADLPGIYSLSCASLEERIARQHILNEDFRWVINLLDSTNLERNLYLTVQLLEMELPVVLALNMTDELSAAGLTINYRMMEEILGLPVIPISAKNGTGVADLQAAITQPSHKAKLTIEYGSHISEAVEALVPLLESHGLPSDVFAHAPSRWYALKLLENDKEIRAAFERHLGTDATLFTKVAEAQAQIESVYHDSPQVVIAEKRYGFISGLYRQSVEKVVENRVSATEKIDNIFLNRLLGLPIFLGMMYLVFQFTFTLSEKPMEWIEIFFGWLGEAAGSVLPEDSLVSSLIIDGIIGGVGGVVVFLPNVIFLFLALAILESTGYMARAAFLMDRTMHLCGLHGKSFIPMISGFGCSVPAIMATRTLERERDRIVTMMVIPFMSCGARLPIYVLIIPAFFPSHLHANVLFSIYIIGILLAVLGAWVLRRTLFRGESSEFLMELPPYRIPTLHSIVLYTTERAWLYLRKAGTIILAISIILWFLSVFPHDHATDEYVEQEVALIESDVTLSEEVKEESIAQLEQLRAERLLEYSLLGKLGHGIAPIMAPLGFDWKLSTAFIGAFAAKEVFVAQLGIIFSLGEADEASTPLRDKLAENYSPLIGYCIMLFALISSPCMATFAVVKRESNSWKWPIFQLVVMTVFAWIITFIVYQVGSLIV, via the coding sequence ATGAAAGTTGCTCTTGCCGGAAATCCGAATTGCGGAAAAACAACCCTTTTCAATAAGCTTACTGGTTCAAATCAAAAAGTTGGCAACTATCCCGGTGTAACCGTCGAAAAAAAAGAAGGCTTCATGCAGTGCGGCACAGCGCGGGTGCAGGTGGCAGACCTTCCGGGTATTTACTCCCTTTCATGCGCCTCCTTGGAAGAACGGATAGCGCGCCAACATATTCTGAACGAAGACTTCCGCTGGGTTATCAACCTCCTTGACTCAACAAATCTTGAACGCAACTTATACCTGACCGTGCAGTTGTTGGAAATGGAGTTGCCAGTTGTTTTGGCGCTCAATATGACTGACGAACTCTCTGCTGCCGGCTTGACCATCAACTATCGTATGATGGAAGAGATTCTGGGTTTACCCGTTATTCCTATTTCGGCGAAGAACGGAACTGGAGTAGCGGACTTACAAGCCGCCATCACCCAACCATCCCATAAAGCCAAACTCACCATAGAGTATGGATCGCATATTTCTGAAGCCGTTGAAGCCTTGGTTCCGCTATTAGAATCGCACGGTTTGCCGTCAGACGTCTTCGCCCATGCACCATCGCGCTGGTATGCACTCAAGTTACTCGAAAATGATAAGGAAATTCGCGCTGCCTTTGAGCGCCATCTGGGAACCGATGCCACACTGTTTACCAAAGTAGCCGAAGCGCAAGCGCAAATAGAGTCCGTGTATCACGATTCGCCACAGGTGGTGATAGCGGAAAAGCGCTATGGATTCATTTCGGGCCTCTACCGCCAGAGCGTCGAAAAGGTCGTGGAAAATCGCGTCTCAGCCACCGAAAAAATCGACAATATTTTTCTAAACCGCTTACTGGGATTGCCGATTTTCCTTGGAATGATGTACTTGGTGTTTCAGTTTACCTTTACGCTCTCCGAAAAACCGATGGAATGGATTGAAATCTTCTTTGGTTGGCTGGGAGAAGCTGCGGGGAGCGTACTGCCAGAAGATTCGCTGGTAAGCTCGCTTATTATTGACGGGATTATTGGCGGCGTTGGCGGTGTTGTTGTTTTCCTCCCCAATGTAATCTTCCTTTTCTTAGCCTTAGCGATTCTCGAAAGTACCGGTTATATGGCGCGAGCGGCGTTTCTGATGGATCGCACCATGCACTTATGTGGCTTGCATGGGAAAAGCTTTATCCCGATGATTTCTGGATTTGGGTGTTCCGTTCCCGCAATTATGGCCACACGTACTCTCGAACGTGAACGCGACCGAATTGTCACCATGATGGTTATCCCCTTTATGAGTTGCGGGGCACGTTTGCCGATTTACGTCTTGATTATTCCAGCGTTTTTCCCGTCACACCTTCATGCGAACGTCCTCTTCAGCATCTATATCATCGGGATCTTACTCGCCGTTCTGGGGGCGTGGGTTTTGCGTCGTACGCTCTTTCGTGGTGAAAGTTCTGAATTCCTGATGGAATTGCCTCCATATCGCATCCCAACCCTGCACAGCATTGTGCTCTACACAACCGAGCGGGCATGGCTTTACCTGAGAAAAGCCGGGACGATTATTCTGGCGATTTCTATTATCCTTTGGTTTTTATCGGTATTCCCGCACGATCATGCGACGGATGAATATGTCGAACAGGAAGTTGCTCTGATAGAGTCAGATGTCACCCTTTCTGAAGAGGTAAAAGAGGAATCCATTGCACAATTAGAGCAACTCCGCGCAGAAAGACTTTTAGAATATTCACTCCTCGGCAAACTTGGCCATGGGATTGCCCCTATCATGGCACCACTCGGATTTGACTGGAAGCTTTCTACGGCCTTTATCGGTGCTTTTGCCGCGAAAGAAGTGTTTGTCGCCCAACTTGGGATTATCTTTTCACTCGGAGAAGCGGATGAAGCAAGCACTCCACTTCGCGATAAACTGGCCGAAAACTACTCGCCACTTATCGGATATTGTATCATGCTGTTCGCCCTGATTTCTTCCCCCTGCATGGCAACATTTGCGGTAGTAAAGCGGGAAAGCAACTCGTGGAAATGGCCAATTTTTCAATTGGTTGTCATGACGGTCTTTGCTTGGATTATTACCTTTATTGTGTATCAAGTTGGATCGCTTATCGTGTAG
- a CDS encoding FeoA family protein, which yields MGRDAVGSQPQPETKSERKLSELKVGAKGVITSLQPGGDFRHRLIEMGIRPGARFELFQVAPMGDPIDVKIQGSFLSLRRSEAEKIIVTLGELA from the coding sequence ATGGGAAGAGATGCGGTTGGTTCACAGCCTCAACCAGAAACAAAGTCTGAGCGAAAGCTTTCTGAACTCAAGGTCGGAGCCAAAGGAGTGATTACTTCGCTGCAGCCGGGTGGTGACTTTCGGCACCGCTTAATTGAAATGGGAATCCGTCCTGGTGCTCGCTTTGAGTTGTTTCAGGTCGCACCGATGGGTGACCCTATTGATGTGAAAATTCAGGGTTCTTTCCTTTCTCTACGTCGTTCTGAAGCTGAAAAAATTATTGTGACTCTTGGTGAACTCGCATGA
- a CDS encoding PAS domain S-box protein, protein MGAAFSVLFLLHHAKPVFAIETHNLFQHHGAIMLLIDTETGQIIRANQAAVDFYGYPLDALQGLLISQINALSSDQIRDEMAAAAAQNRNYFIFPHRLANGEMRTVEVYSWPIHDGDTTKLFSIIHDVSDKVAAEAQLLAQHAEVEALVVERTEWLVWVFGVAVLLQASIIILLFFAVRQRKQFLARLSASEKYNRALFADSRIAQVVINPISGQFRDCNEAAIAIYGFTSRKDVLGKTPLDVSAPIQADGTPSEIAAQAHIAHAKQHGSAVFEWRHRRPDGHVWDADTHLMLVEHQGEQLLLFSLIDITKRKQAEAALQETLATLQSQIDMAIQKTREQDNIIFEQNRHKSLTDLLVNLAHQWRQPLSAVALTLQEIDDEYQALIPAEQLEPFRATLDRGVGQIMSLSETLNYFTSLYESNETPTLVNIAEALKQGLTYFDIKYYYDGVLIVESSGLDASLELRARKSDMTEILIEVVQNACTAAHDQRLETLIITVRGSRLESGALYIEIEDNAGGIDQSILPVIFAPYATTAFKERNKGLGLYMLKRIVEERYHGTIQAGNTQEGARIAITLDNLSDANLTP, encoded by the coding sequence ATGGGCGCGGCCTTTTCCGTGTTATTCCTGTTGCACCATGCTAAGCCTGTCTTTGCGATAGAAACGCACAATCTCTTTCAGCATCATGGGGCCATCATGTTGCTGATTGATACCGAGACCGGCCAGATTATCCGCGCGAATCAGGCGGCAGTTGATTTCTATGGCTATCCCCTTGATGCACTGCAAGGTTTACTGATTTCACAGATCAATGCGCTCTCTTCAGATCAAATACGGGACGAAATGGCTGCTGCTGCCGCCCAAAACCGTAATTATTTCATATTTCCTCACCGGCTGGCGAATGGCGAAATGCGCACGGTGGAAGTGTATTCTTGGCCAATACACGATGGTGACACCACCAAGCTTTTTTCGATTATTCACGATGTTTCGGATAAAGTTGCTGCCGAAGCGCAACTCCTGGCGCAACATGCAGAAGTCGAAGCATTGGTTGTGGAGCGCACCGAATGGCTCGTTTGGGTTTTCGGTGTGGCGGTACTGCTTCAGGCAAGCATCATCATTCTGCTGTTTTTTGCTGTCCGACAACGCAAACAGTTTCTGGCTCGCTTGTCAGCCAGTGAAAAATATAATCGGGCACTCTTTGCCGACTCGCGTATCGCGCAAGTTGTTATCAATCCGATCTCAGGTCAATTTCGTGATTGTAATGAGGCGGCGATTGCTATCTATGGATTCACTTCGCGAAAAGATGTTCTGGGCAAGACTCCCCTCGACGTCTCTGCACCAATACAAGCGGATGGAACGCCATCCGAAATTGCTGCCCAAGCGCATATTGCACATGCTAAGCAACACGGCTCAGCCGTCTTCGAATGGCGTCATCGTCGCCCTGATGGTCACGTGTGGGATGCCGATACCCATTTGATGTTAGTGGAACATCAGGGGGAGCAACTGCTCCTCTTCAGTTTGATTGATATTACCAAACGCAAGCAAGCGGAAGCAGCGTTGCAAGAAACGTTGGCGACACTCCAGAGTCAGATTGATATGGCTATCCAGAAAACACGCGAGCAGGACAATATCATCTTTGAACAGAATCGACATAAGTCGCTGACGGATTTGCTGGTGAATCTCGCCCACCAGTGGCGCCAACCACTCAGTGCCGTTGCATTGACATTGCAGGAAATTGATGATGAATATCAAGCACTTATCCCCGCGGAGCAACTGGAGCCATTCAGAGCGACGCTGGATCGTGGTGTCGGTCAAATTATGTCGCTTTCTGAAACGCTAAACTATTTTACGTCACTTTATGAAAGCAATGAAACTCCAACCCTTGTTAACATTGCCGAAGCGTTAAAGCAGGGGTTAACTTATTTTGATATAAAGTATTACTATGACGGAGTGTTGATAGTAGAATCTTCGGGGCTGGATGCGTCGCTCGAACTGCGAGCACGCAAAAGCGATATGACCGAAATCCTTATTGAAGTCGTTCAGAATGCGTGTACTGCGGCGCACGATCAGCGGCTTGAAACGCTTATCATTACTGTTCGCGGCTCACGTCTGGAAAGTGGAGCGTTGTATATTGAGATCGAGGATAATGCGGGTGGAATCGACCAGAGCATTTTGCCGGTAATCTTTGCGCCGTACGCTACAACAGCGTTTAAAGAGCGCAATAAAGGGCTGGGGTTGTACATGCTGAAGCGGATTGTAGAAGAGCGATATCATGGAACAATTCAGGCGGGGAATACTCAAGAGGGTGCACGTATTGCGATTACTCTTGACAACCTCAGTGATGCGAACCTGACGCCGTGA
- a CDS encoding hybrid sensor histidine kinase/response regulator has protein sequence MYSSPLSLILLEDEVAHATAIIRAISRDTPQITVRHAQTVREFFQMESEHTPDCALIDMRLPDGTAFEILNHEPEKRSYPILIMTSYGDEKMAVAAMKGGALDYIVKSNESFSAMPRSILRSMREWNTIQENHTIQAALLESQTKQREAAEAASRLKSSFISRMSHEFRTPINGIVGSIELALQDDVNEEHKQHLRTARNSARSLAMLLSDLLLFADQESGTIQFKQEEFELAPLLDTVWQTLAILTPDKGLTYSTHLADAVPRTLKGDSERVHQILYHLLSNAVKFTDTGSVQLEVTLKPDTDHSSPMLWLVFTIRDSGIGIPAGRQEQIFDPFVQIDDSETRRFGGSGLGLSIVRQVIRALNGTIQIMSQLGRGSTFLVELPFTRVPENTANLPSTHDAEGHAKKILLVDDNKVNLELVMKLLQRRKFLTESAINGQEALDMLARESFDLVLMDVEMPVMDGLQATRAIRSGAHQGINSDIPVLALTAYTSAEDWKRCLDAGMNDVLAKPIDVTKLFGKINEFTASGSHH, from the coding sequence ATGTACTCTTCACCACTTTCCCTGATTCTACTTGAAGATGAAGTGGCGCACGCAACAGCCATTATTCGTGCGATTTCACGCGATACGCCGCAGATTACGGTGCGTCATGCGCAAACAGTACGCGAGTTCTTCCAGATGGAATCCGAACACACTCCCGATTGTGCCCTGATTGATATGCGACTGCCAGATGGTACGGCTTTTGAAATCCTGAACCATGAGCCAGAGAAACGATCCTATCCCATTCTTATTATGACCTCATATGGTGATGAAAAGATGGCCGTTGCCGCCATGAAGGGCGGCGCGCTCGATTATATCGTAAAGTCAAACGAATCATTTTCTGCCATGCCTCGTTCGATCCTCCGTTCGATGCGTGAATGGAACACGATACAAGAGAACCATACGATTCAGGCGGCATTACTTGAGAGCCAGACCAAGCAGCGCGAAGCAGCCGAAGCGGCAAGTCGCCTGAAAAGCTCGTTTATTTCGCGCATGAGTCATGAATTCCGCACGCCAATTAACGGGATTGTTGGTTCCATCGAATTAGCGTTGCAAGACGATGTGAATGAAGAACATAAACAACACTTGCGTACCGCGCGCAATTCCGCACGTTCATTGGCCATGCTCCTCAGCGATTTACTCCTCTTTGCCGACCAAGAGTCTGGCACGATTCAATTCAAGCAAGAGGAATTTGAACTTGCACCACTGCTTGATACCGTCTGGCAAACACTTGCCATCCTGACACCCGATAAAGGGCTGACCTACTCGACTCACCTTGCCGATGCGGTACCCCGTACGCTAAAAGGTGATTCAGAACGAGTGCACCAGATTCTGTACCATTTGCTCTCAAATGCTGTAAAATTTACCGATACAGGATCGGTACAATTGGAGGTTACCCTCAAGCCGGATACTGACCATTCATCACCAATGCTTTGGCTTGTCTTCACGATTCGTGACAGTGGCATAGGGATTCCGGCGGGTCGTCAGGAACAGATATTTGACCCTTTTGTGCAGATTGACGATTCGGAAACGCGCCGCTTTGGTGGTTCCGGGCTAGGGCTTTCGATTGTCCGTCAAGTTATTCGAGCGCTCAATGGTACTATACAGATTATGAGTCAGTTGGGGCGCGGATCGACATTTCTGGTTGAACTTCCTTTTACCCGGGTTCCCGAAAATACCGCCAACCTTCCATCCACGCATGACGCGGAAGGGCATGCCAAAAAAATTCTGCTGGTCGATGACAATAAGGTCAATCTTGAGTTAGTCATGAAATTGCTTCAGCGGCGCAAGTTTCTCACGGAATCAGCCATCAATGGGCAAGAGGCACTGGATATGCTGGCACGGGAATCGTTTGATTTAGTATTGATGGATGTGGAAATGCCCGTGATGGATGGTTTGCAAGCAACGCGTGCGATACGCAGTGGCGCTCACCAAGGCATCAACTCAGACATTCCAGTGCTGGCACTAACGGCCTATACTTCGGCAGAAGATTGGAAACGGTGCTTGGATGCAGGGATGAATGATGTCTTGGCGAAGCCAATTGACGTAACGAAGCTGTTCGGTAAAATCAACGAATTCACGGCGTCAGGTTCGCATCACTGA